AAGCGGCTGAAACAAACAACACCATTATCACCAACGGGGGCTATTTGAGGATCTTCGAAACAAGGATACTTACCCTCTTTGTCTTCCTAGTAGCAAACGCGAGAGCTGCATCTCCTCCACAAGCATCAATCGGCAGAATCACACTGTCCACGTCACCACCTACTATACCATTCCTCGAATCCCCTGATAATGAGTACTGCGGGGCGCTGCTCAGACCAGCAAGCACACACGGTAGGAACGTGTACCCTATCTGCATTCACACCACaacaattttcatcaaaaccTCATTCTCTTTGTAGAGTACTTAATTACACGAACGAATTAATGAATGTACGTACCTCTTCCGCGGCTGATTTGGGGCATAAACGAGGGCTCACTGGGAAAGGCAACATTGCAGGAGCGTGCGCACAAGGAATCCCAAATTTCTGCACCACGAGATGACTTATCACCGCTTCTACGCCTGCCAAAACATCAACTCCCTGCTCAAATCCAAACCCCTTTGTTAGTATGCAAAGCAGTAATTCGTGCATAAAGGTAATAAAATGTACCTTTCCTTGCCGATACTTGTCTAGATCATCGTCATCGTCATCATCTGGAAAGCGAGCTACAACTGCTATGGCATTAACGCCACTTCTCTCCACCAACGTTTCCACAGCCCTCAATAGGGAATCAGGACGGTTTATCCTACCAGTCGACTTTCCAGTTTTCAGGTCAACCCACTTTTCCACCTACAGCATACATCGAAACTCAGATCTTCACTCTAAACTTTAATAAGGATTTTAAGTTACACCACACCAAGTGATATAAAGAATCTAGTTATTAGCTGCAGACCTGTAGTGCAGCATCTGTGACAGTATATTCTACAACAGGCAGACCAAGAGAAGCCCTTGTTGCATCCACCACCTGCAAATGACGAAGGCGAAGATCTTCCTCTATCCCATAATCAAGAACTAGCCCCACCTAATTGGTATTGCCCAAGTTCTATGTAAGAAGTGAGTCCACATTCAGCTCTTAAACATGAAGAATTAAAGGCTAAAGAGGAAACGAAGAAGCAAGTAGGAACTAGCCGTTAGAGTTAGTTAGTTTGTTAACAAAGAGCTGTTGGAAGCTCTTGATTCttgtttcttgattctttTCTGCCAGATTGTATGAGCTACATATATAGCTCCATTGTTTGTATCTAGTTAGTAAGTGATCAATCAATAAAGAATATTCCTTTTCTCCAAGAAactactctctcttcatcaagATTAGTGTGTGCTTGGTGTGTGTGTTCTGTGTGAGTTACAAAGAGAATACCAAAGAGTGCGTGAGCCTTGTGTGCTAAGATAACATTCCATTTCAAATTCTAACAAATAAACTTATGAATAGCCAGCACAACCTCAGGACATGCTCACCTTATTCTGATGAACTGGTTCCAGTGCCCAAAGGCCTTGAGCAAATCGATCCAGTGCATAGCCCTCAACATATAGCACATTTGGCATTGGCCAGTAAAGCATTGCTGCATTAAGAACCTGAAGAATTACACCTTTTTACCATGAATTGCCTTTAATGCAGAATCCACCACATTTACTTACAATGAAATGGGACTAATCTAATCAGTTTCTTGATGTTCGAGTTTGACCTTAAGCCATATTCATTTGCGATTGATTCTTCAAGTAAAT
The genomic region above belongs to Salvia hispanica cultivar TCC Black 2014 chromosome 3, UniMelb_Shisp_WGS_1.0, whole genome shotgun sequence and contains:
- the LOC125209025 gene encoding uncharacterized lipoprotein syc1174_c-like, whose protein sequence is MTSLSLGRSFPAGVGRRLGRLPQNSATPMRISCSTSLLPNKFKRAYTSVMIVPTGVGAAIGGYAGDALPVARALASVVDCLISHPNVLNAAMLYWPMPNVLYVEGYALDRFAQGLWALEPVHQNKVGLVLDYGIEEDLRLRHLQVVDATRASLGLPVVEYTVTDAALQVEKWVDLKTGKSTGRINRPDSLLRAVETLVERSGVNAIAVVARFPDDDDDDDLDKYRQGKGVDVLAGVEAVISHLVVQKFGIPCAHAPAMLPFPVSPRLCPKSAAEEIGYTFLPCVLAGLSSAPQYSLSGDSRNGIVGGDVDSVILPIDACGGDAALAFATRKTKRPLIVVVEENETVLNDTPEKLGISAVKVSNYWEAIGVIAAHKAGIDPNSLRKDGITFIPFTSSSIQSNAVLPHNSLC